The stretch of DNA ATTACTGAAAGCTAAGTACTATCCGAACGGGAGGCTTGATGATACTGTTTTCACTGGAAATCCATCACCAACTTGGCAAGCTGTTTGTCATGGTCTTGAACTCTTGAAAAAGGGTTTGGTTTGGAGGATTGCAAATGGGCAAAATGTAAGGATCTGGCGTGATCGTTGGCTGGTTCGTGGTGCCACAGGTTCTTTGCTTTCTCAAAGGGGAAGATGTCGTTATAAATGGGTGTCAGAATTACTTGATCATAATGGTAATTGGGACTTGACCCGTTTGAATCAGTTTTTCTTGTCGGTGGATGTCCAAGCTATTTGTCATATACGTCCATCTCCGCGGTTTGGGGAAGATTTCATTGCTTGGGAACCAGAGAAGAATGGCCAATTTACAGTACGGAGTGCGTACTGGCTAGCTACGGGTGAGCTCTATGATCCTTCTTTAGCTTCCACAAGCAACGCCCATGACGGGCATAGGGATGTTTGGAGCCTAATTTGGTCATGCCCAGCCCCACCTAAAGTTCTTTCTTTTGCTTGGCATGCTGCGACGAATTCTTTGACAACATGGAAAAATAAACAAGGGAGGACTTTGGAGACTCGGGGTACATGCCCAGTTTGTGGGAGAGAGGATGAAGACATTTTTCATGTCTTATGTGCTTGTTATAATGCACGTCAGTTGTGGCGAGCTATGTTTCAAGTTTGGGCCCTTCCTGATGTTACCACAATTATGCGCCATGATGATTGGTTATTGCAGCTTATTTGTGATGTAGATAAGGCTATGCGAGTTCGCGTACCGATGCTTTTTTGGAGACTATGGCATATCAGAAATGAGTTAGTGCATGACAAGCCGGCACCACCTACTGATGTTTCAGTCAGATTTTTATCAAGTTATCTTGATTCACTAACTTCACTCAACATGGATCCGAATGCAGATTTTGTGAAAGGAAAGATGGTGGCCAACCCCTGTTACCCATTGGTGCAGCACACATGCAATGATAATGTACTTGTGCCTAAAACATTCTGGATCCCTCTGGTCCTTGGGCGTGTTAAGCTTAATACGGATGGTTCGGTCCTCAATGGAATTGCGGGGACGGGTATGCTTCTTCAGGATCACCTTGGCGTTATTATTTTCAGCTCATGCAGATTTCTGGGAGGAAGTGAGGATGTTTTGGAAACAGAAATTCTTGCGCTGCGGGAAGGGATTTCATTGGCTTTGCAGTGGAGTAATTTATCCATTAACGTTGAATCAGACTGTTTGGAGGCGGTGGCTATGGTGAAGAGTAGTGAAACAAATCTAtcaaaatatttttttattatCAGATAGATCAAGCAAAGTATGGAGGAACGTAACTCTTCTATTACTCATATACGTCGTAGTGGCAATAGTGCTAGTCATTCCATGGCAAACTTTGGTAGGGCTAATGgccgaactatggtttggctagggTCCGGCCCAGTGGAAGTCCTTAATGTTGCTTTACGAGATTGTACTTCCTAATTTTTGAGTAATAAAgagttatttcgcaaaaaaaaactctCACTGACACCGTAGACCGGagcggcccacatgtcagtaagcaCTTGTCCAGCGTCCGGCTTCATCCAACCAGATAAGCTAGCTATCTTTCCCTCGTCTCCCCTCCACTGCTTCTCCCCCTCGACGGAGGACGGACAATCACAGAAAACGAAACACAGGCATCCATGGAGGTGGTGGGAGGGGTATCGCTGAGGCCGGCGCGGCTCCGGCACCTGACGCCCGGGGAGGCCAGCGCGGGCTCCTTCCTGCCGCGGAGGCTGCAGCTGGCACGGACCGCCGCGAGGCCAGCGAGGCGCGCGCTGGTGGTGGAGGCCCGCGGGGGCAGGGGCTGGTCGGACCGGCAGTCCCAGCAGCAGCGGCGCATGCCGCAGCTCCCCAAGATCGAGGACGACGGCAACCCCCGCTTCGTCATCTTCATCCGCACCGCCAATGTATATTCTTCCTCGATCGTATGTATGTACGTATATTATTACTTCCTTGTTGGTGAGTCAAGAAAGCCACCCGTGTTCCCCGCATGCAGGTGTACTTCTGGTACCCGCTCAACATCGTCACCGGCGGCACCACCGCCAAGATCATGCTCGCCGCCAAGGACAACTTCCTCGGCAAGTACATCTACAAGGACACCCTCGCCCGGAACCTCGCCACCGTCATTTACAAAGTATAAACCATCCATCATATGCTGTTTTCTTTCCGCATGCACTAGGAATCTAGCTAGCCGCTCGCGCCGTGTAGAAGCTGAGCGTTTTGTGTGTGTGCGTGGTGTGTGAAGGACGAGGACGACATAATCGACTTGGCGAAGGAGCAGTTCCGCGTGCTCAAGGGCGAAACCGAGTTCCGGTACGGCTACAAGATCGTGGTAATTCTCTCATCCTCGGCTGCGGAAGGGCGCGTCGTTTCGATAATGATATGCTCTGGTAGTACGTACGTACTAGCCTTTCATTCAAGGATCAAAATGGAGGTTGCGGTTTATATACTTGTTGTCGTCTGGCTGAGCAGGAGAAGGGGAACCTGAGGTCTGCACTGGCGACAAGCAACGTGCTCGAGGTACGTTTTCTCTCTAATGCTCTTCTACTCATCGCACAAATTAGGTAAGCCCTTGCATTTTTGCACTTGCTTTGATTTTGCCAACCCATTTGTATACTTTTTTGGCAAATTCTGATACATCTCTATTCCAAATGCATGCGTGCGGGCAGACCATGAGCAAACCAGGAAAATTAGATTGCCCAAGCTTTGCACATTAACTGGCATGCGCCATTTTTTTTGGTCATGAACATCCATTGGTAGGGTATAAATATGTGATATGAAACGACACACCAGATATAGAACCCCACCACCTTGGGAGATTTGTCATAAGCCAACACTCGCCATGTTTTACTTAAAAAAAAACGAACTCTGTTGCTCCTCTTTGCTATCTAAACTATCATGAACTATGAGTACATAGTGAATCTCAAAACAAAAATGAATGTCGAAAATCTCTATTGCAGAAGAGCTCAGCTCCCAATGAAAGAACATATTTCTTCTTCATCAGGATGGTAGGAAATTAATGTGTTGTGCACTAACAGCAAGAACatcatttttcttcttcatctCAGCTCCCAAAGAAAGAAGAGCTCAAAAGTGTCGTTGACAAGGTGAGGGACTTCTTTGGTGAGGTAACCTCCGGTGCCAAAGAATCCTTTGCGCAGATAACAGGATCTGCCAGCGCAGCAGAGGCCGAAGCAGAAGCAAAAGCAGAAGACGAGAGGCCCCGCTCCAAGAGACGAGGAAGCAAGAGGAAAGGGAAGCAGCAGAAGCCCAAGCAAGGGTTCAGTAAGTAGAGACAATAACACATGTTAAATCTCACCCCAACTACTCGTTCCCCACTTTATAATCAAATCATCACACACAAAATTTCTTTTATCCCTGCAGAGCCCGAGAGCTGATTGGAAGCGTGGATCCAGTGGACCGCCGGCTGTACTTTTCCCAGAGCTGCTCTGTAGCACACCTGAGGCTTTTGAGTTTTGCAGCACACAATGTGTAACCTCCCTGTGGGTAACAACAAACTTTGTTCATTTCTCACAGAATATATATGATGTTAGGCAGCCCCGCGAAATCTTATAAATGAGCCAATTGATGTACTTACAGAACGGCAAAGATCACAGCTGTATATTGAATTTCAATCTTTGCAAGAGTTAACAGTTGTTGTATAGCGCGCATGGATGGGTATCACCTTATATGAGGTGGTATCTGAATTCAGTTGGAAATGTATTATGTGACAACACATGGAAATCATTGCTatatagtacttcctccgtccaaaAATAAGTGCCAACTTTgtacgacacttattttgggacggagggagtatatgtcaaATATGCCAAGCAAATAAATTCACAACTAAAGCACAGATGATAAGGCTTGGAATGAATAAACAGGTTCATCACAGAAGAAAGATCCTTCAGCCTGATCTTCTGGGATATGAGTTCATAGTAATTCATACAAGACTTCCTCCTCCGCACGCTCAACAAAGCCAGGCACTGGTCATATACTCTAGGAGGCTAGCTGGAATAGGTCCAACAACCGGGCACAACCTTTGCTGGGCCAGAGCTCCCCAACAAG from Triticum dicoccoides isolate Atlit2015 ecotype Zavitan chromosome 6A, WEW_v2.0, whole genome shotgun sequence encodes:
- the LOC119317004 gene encoding protein HHL1, chloroplastic-like translates to MEVVGGVSLRPARLRHLTPGEASAGSFLPRRLQLARTAARPARRALVVEARGGRGWSDRQSQQQRRMPQLPKIEDDGNPRFVIFIRTANVYFWYPLNIVTGGTTAKIMLAAKDNFLGKYIYKDTLARNLATVIYKDEDDIIDLAKEQFRVLKGETEFRYGYKIVEKGNLRSALATSNVLELPKKEELKSVVDKVRDFFGEVTSGAKESFAQITGSASAAEAEAEAKAEDERPRSKRRGSKRKGKQQKPKQGFKPES